A portion of the Malania oleifera isolate guangnan ecotype guangnan chromosome 3, ASM2987363v1, whole genome shotgun sequence genome contains these proteins:
- the LOC131151249 gene encoding uncharacterized protein LOC131151249, with the protein MEPKDNDLGSSFEETVSDDSLTVPRGLTRQVLREIGRSVRRHKRSPTPMGCTIERFTRMHPPTFSRGHDPTIEEDWFKKIERILEVLHCMNRVETQVMEEGLSIATPSGSISFCRRMLKDCLVILSALQDRRLLLHGCQEYLACVKELERDELRLEDIQGTQFFSKIYLQLGYHQVRVKSKDVANTAFRTRYGDYEFLVIPFGLANAPTVFMELMNRVFHEYLD; encoded by the exons atggagcccaaggataatgaccttgGAAGTAGCTTTGAGGAGACGGTGAGTGATGATTCTCTTAccgtgcctcgaggtttgacaaggCAAGTCCTGcgggagattgggcggagtgtgaggagacacaAACGTTCTCCTACACCTATGGGGTGCactattgagaggttcacacgtatgcatcctccgacgttctcaagGGGACATGACCCGACGATAGAAGAGGACTGGTTcaagaagattgagaggattttagAGGTCTTACACTGCATGAACag ggtggagacccaagtcatggaagagGGATTGTCTATAgccacaccatctgggagtatatcattctgtaggaggatgttgaaAGATTGCCTAGTG attctatcggcattgcaAGATAGGAGATTACTCTTGCATGGATGCCAGGagtacttagcttgtgtgaaaGAATTGGAGCGGGATGAGttaagactcgaggatattcag ggaacgcaGTTCTTTTCGAAGATCTATCTACAgctaggatatcatcaggtgagggtcaaatctAAGGATGTAGCGAATACCGCTTTCCGAACTCGATACGGcgactacgagtttctagtcataCCTTTTGGGTTGGCGAATGCTCCAACAGTATTCATGgagcttatgaacagggttttccatgagtacttggattgA
- the LOC131151248 gene encoding WAT1-related protein At4g08300-like — protein MANIILSHSPTRCMQDSLLIKESKGLEEMAPEACSLMSIYRRFKPQFFMVLSQMGYTFLYFITEASFNHGMNPHVYITYRHILAGFVMLPFAYFLERKARPKLTLALFLEIFILSLLGVSLTLNMYFASFKYTSPTFLSSMVNTIASLTFVFAVVLRLEVLDLRRPRGIAKIAGTLVSLAGVMIMTLYKGHLIRNLWHPLIHIKSSTMTHENWFKGSVLTVASCITWSIWYIMQAITLKRYPAQLSLTTWMNFVGGAQSAVFTIFVEHKRAAWTVGLNIDLWSIIYAGVVCSGLIIFLQLWCTEEKGPVFVTMFNPLSTILVAFLAYFALGEKLYMGSITGGVIVIVGLYLLLWGKEGDQEVCIKSRKQDQNPREEEKDLKIQIATQEDVLKGGT, from the exons ATGGCCAACATTATCTTGTCACATTCACCAACAAGATGTATGCAGGACAG CCTGTTAATAAAAGAAAGCAAGGGATTGGAGGAGATGGCACCAGAGGCATGTAGCCTTATGAGCATTTACAGGAGGTTCAAGCCACAGTTCTTCATGGTTCTGTCCCAGATGGGCTATACTTTTCTCTATTTTATCACAGAAGCCTCCTTCAATCATGGGATGAATCCTCATGTCTACATTACTTACAGACACATTTTAGCTGGTTTTGTCATGTTGCCCTTCGCCTATTTTCTTGAAAG AAAAGCAAGGCCAAAGCTCACGTTAGCCCTTTTCTTGGAGATTTTCATTCTTTCACTTCTTGG GGTGAGTTTGACACTAAACATGTATTTTGCGAGCTTTAAATACACCTCTCCAACCTTCCTTTCATCAATGGTCAACACCATAGCTTCCCTAACCTTTGTATTTGCAGTTGTACTCAG GTTGGAGGTTCTTGATCTTCGAAGGCCTCGTGGAATAGCAAAAATTGCTGGAACCTTGGTTTCCTTAGCTGGGGTCATGATTATGACATTGTATAAAGGTCACCTCATAAGAAATCTATGGCATCCTCTAATCCACATCAAAAGTAGCACAATGACTCATGAAAACTGGTTCAAGGGTTCAGTTCTTACAGTAGCAAGCTGCATAACATGGTCAATATGGTATATCATGCAG GCAATTACATTGAAGAGATATCCTGCACAACTCTCGTTAACTACATGGATGAACTTTGTTGGGGGAGCACAATCAGCGGTCTTCACCATATTTGTAGAGCATAAACGAGCAGCTTGGACAGTTGGTTTAAACATTGATTTATGGTCCATCATATATGCT GGGGTGGTATGCTCCGGATTAATAATCTTCCTTCAGTTGTGGTGCACAGAAGAAAAAGGCCCAGTTTTTGTGACCATGTTTAATCCCCTTTCCACAATACTAGTGGCGTTTCTAGCATACTTTGCCCTTGGTGAAAAACTTTACATGGGCAG CATAACAGGGGGAGTAATTGTGATTGTTGGCCTATACTTGCTATTATGGGGCAAAGAAGGTGATCAAGAAGTTTGCATCAAGTCAAGGAAGCAGGATCAAAACCCTCGCGAAGAGGAAAAAGACCTCAAGATTCAAATAGCTACACAAGAGGATGTACTCAAAGGTGGAACTTAG